From Pseudomonas sp. B21-028, one genomic window encodes:
- a CDS encoding aminopeptidase: protein MIRPRSSHRLLDRVFRILFPSLLLLLLNGCSNVGYYSQLVGGQLRLLQAREPVDQVIADSTRDARLRQHLAQAREARTFASSHLHLPDNKSYRLYADIGRPYVVWNVFATQEFSLAPQNHCFPIAGCVAYRGFYSQSAARGEAALQRLRGMDVSIGGVEAYSTLGWFDDPILSSMMHWGDERLATLIFHELAHQRFYVQDDTEFNESFATFVEQEGTRQWRASRGLAPDNGQQVRQRDQFIQLILDTRQRLEKLYAQPLPTEQMRQQKAQAFERLRAEYAQMRDSQWAGDKRYDAWVYAPLNNARLLPFGLYDQWVPAFATLFRQTSGDWVAFYAAVEKLGKLPMDERKAALRALAGS from the coding sequence TTGATCAGGCCGCGTTCCAGCCATCGGTTACTCGACCGTGTTTTCAGGATTTTGTTTCCGAGTCTCCTGCTTTTGTTACTCAACGGTTGTTCCAACGTCGGTTACTACAGCCAGCTCGTCGGCGGACAGCTGCGGCTGTTGCAGGCCCGGGAGCCTGTCGACCAGGTGATTGCCGATTCCACCCGCGACGCCCGCTTGCGGCAGCACTTGGCCCAGGCTCGCGAGGCACGAACCTTCGCCAGCTCACATTTGCATCTGCCGGACAACAAAAGTTACCGCCTGTATGCGGACATTGGCCGACCATATGTAGTCTGGAATGTCTTTGCCACGCAGGAATTTTCCCTGGCCCCACAAAACCACTGTTTCCCCATCGCCGGTTGCGTGGCGTATCGCGGCTTCTACAGCCAGAGTGCCGCCCGTGGCGAAGCGGCCTTGCAACGTTTGCGTGGCATGGACGTATCAATTGGCGGAGTGGAGGCTTATTCAACACTGGGCTGGTTCGACGACCCGATCCTGAGCTCGATGATGCACTGGGGCGACGAACGCCTGGCCACGCTGATTTTTCATGAACTGGCACACCAACGCTTCTACGTACAGGACGACACCGAGTTCAACGAGTCCTTCGCCACCTTCGTCGAACAGGAAGGCACCCGGCAGTGGCGCGCCAGTCGCGGGCTCGCGCCGGACAATGGCCAGCAGGTACGTCAGCGCGACCAGTTCATCCAATTGATCCTCGACACCCGACAACGACTGGAAAAACTCTATGCCCAGCCCCTGCCAACCGAACAGATGCGCCAGCAAAAGGCGCAGGCGTTCGAACGGCTGCGCGCCGAATATGCGCAGATGCGTGACAGCCAGTGGGCCGGCGACAAACGTTACGACGCCTGGGTCTATGCGCCGCTGAACAACGCACGGTTGCTACCGTTCGGGCTCTACGACCAGTGGGTGCCGGCGTTTGCAACATTGTTCCGGCAGACTTCGGGCGATTGGGTGGCGTTTTATGCTGCTGTGGAAAAGCTGGGCAAGCTGCCTATGGATGAGCGTAAGGCGGCGTTGAGGGCATTGGCAGGATCATAG
- a CDS encoding DUF1161 domain-containing protein, which yields MKRFALVIIGCALTTSALAAPKSCEELKAEIEAKIQANKVSSYTLEIVTNEEVSDQNMVVGTCEGGTKKIIYQKNDS from the coding sequence ATGAAACGGTTTGCCCTGGTCATCATTGGTTGCGCATTGACCACGTCGGCTCTGGCGGCGCCAAAATCCTGTGAAGAACTGAAAGCGGAAATCGAGGCAAAGATCCAGGCGAACAAGGTGTCGTCCTACACCTTGGAAATCGTCACGAACGAAGAAGTCAGCGATCAGAACATGGTGGTCGGCACCTGCGAAGGCGGTACGAAGAAAATCATCTACCAGAAGAATGACAGCTAA
- a CDS encoding OsmC family protein — translation MAIIKKASAHWEGDLKTGIGSISTETGVLREAPYGFKARFEGGRGTNPEELIGAAHAGCFSMAFSMILGDAGFKADSIDTSAEVTLDQVDGGFAITAVKLILKAKIPGASQQQFEELSNKAKEGCPVSKVLNAKITLDATLVN, via the coding sequence ATGGCTATCATTAAGAAAGCATCGGCTCACTGGGAAGGTGACCTGAAAACCGGCATCGGCTCCATCTCCACGGAAACCGGCGTGCTGCGTGAAGCACCCTATGGTTTCAAGGCCCGTTTCGAAGGCGGCCGCGGCACCAACCCCGAAGAGCTGATCGGCGCGGCCCATGCCGGCTGTTTCTCCATGGCGTTTTCGATGATCCTGGGAGATGCCGGGTTCAAGGCCGACAGCATCGACACCAGTGCCGAAGTGACCCTCGACCAAGTCGACGGCGGCTTTGCCATCACTGCGGTGAAGCTGATTCTCAAGGCGAAGATTCCCGGCGCCAGCCAGCAGCAGTTTGAAGAGCTGAGCAACAAGGCCAAGGAAGGTTGCCCGGTTTCCAAGGTGTTGAACGCCAAGATCACCCTGGATGCCACGCTGGTGAACTGA
- a CDS encoding LLM class flavin-dependent oxidoreductase has protein sequence MKQLSEVKFSTLDLVPVREDGNAARSLRNSLDLAQHVEKFGYTRFWVAEHHNMDGIASSATAVLLSYLAGGTSTIRVGSGGVMLPNHAPLIIAEQFGTLESLFPGRIDLGLGRAPGSDQLTARALRRERSGSADDFPDDVAELMRYLGPRTPDQRIIAMPGTGTNVPVWLLGSSLFSAQLAGERGLPYAFASHFAPRFMHEAIRIYRNHFKPSAVLDKPYVMLGVPLVAADTDEQADYLATSVYQRILALMRGQSLVQRPPVETMNGLWLPHEKEAVGDFLGLAMVGGPQKIRARLEVLIEQTQADELIFTSDLYEHADRLHSYELLAQVMKG, from the coding sequence ATGAAACAGCTGTCCGAAGTGAAATTCTCAACCCTCGATCTCGTGCCTGTCCGCGAGGATGGCAATGCCGCCCGGTCCTTGCGAAACTCGCTGGATCTGGCGCAGCACGTGGAAAAATTCGGCTACACCCGTTTCTGGGTGGCTGAACATCACAATATGGATGGCATCGCCAGCTCCGCGACGGCGGTGCTGCTGAGTTATCTGGCCGGTGGTACTTCGACCATTCGTGTCGGCTCCGGCGGGGTGATGTTGCCCAACCATGCACCGTTGATCATCGCCGAGCAGTTCGGCACCCTGGAAAGCCTCTTCCCGGGTCGGATCGACCTGGGGCTGGGGCGTGCCCCCGGCTCCGATCAGCTGACCGCCCGGGCCCTGCGTCGTGAGCGCTCCGGTAGCGCGGACGATTTCCCCGACGACGTGGCCGAGCTGATGCGTTATCTCGGCCCGCGCACACCCGATCAGCGCATCATCGCCATGCCCGGCACCGGGACCAATGTGCCGGTGTGGTTGCTGGGCTCCAGTCTGTTCAGTGCGCAACTGGCCGGTGAACGCGGTTTGCCCTACGCCTTCGCCTCCCATTTCGCACCGCGCTTTATGCACGAGGCCATTCGCATCTACCGCAACCACTTCAAACCGTCGGCGGTCCTCGACAAACCCTACGTGATGCTCGGCGTGCCTTTGGTCGCGGCGGATACCGATGAGCAGGCTGATTATCTGGCGACTTCGGTGTATCAGCGGATCCTCGCGCTGATGCGCGGCCAGAGCCTGGTCCAGCGTCCGCCCGTCGAAACCATGAACGGTCTCTGGTTACCCCATGAGAAAGAAGCGGTGGGCGATTTCCTTGGCCTGGCGATGGTCGGTGGCCCGCAGAAGATCCGCGCGCGCCTCGAGGTATTGATTGAGCAGACCCAAGCCGATGAGCTGATATTCACCAGCGACCTGTATGAGCATGCCGACCGTTTGCATTCATATGAATTGCTGGCACAGGTCATGAAGGGCTGA
- a CDS encoding DUF1161 domain-containing protein, producing the protein MKKLMVAVGLLSLAGSVFAAAKPCEELKSEIAAKLDAKQVKDYSLEIVDKGTATDGKVVGTCEGGAKEIVYKKS; encoded by the coding sequence ATGAAAAAGTTGATGGTTGCTGTGGGTTTGCTGAGCCTTGCGGGTTCGGTGTTTGCCGCCGCCAAGCCCTGCGAGGAGTTGAAAAGCGAAATCGCGGCGAAGCTCGATGCCAAGCAGGTGAAAGACTATTCGCTGGAAATCGTCGATAAAGGAACGGCGACTGACGGAAAAGTCGTCGGTACTTGTGAGGGTGGCGCGAAGGAAATTGTCTACAAAAAAAGCTGA
- a CDS encoding dodecin, with product MTDHHTYKKVELVGSSPTSIEDAINNALAEASKSLKHLEWFEVTETRGHIENGRAAHFQVTLKVGFRIANS from the coding sequence ATGACTGATCATCACACGTACAAAAAGGTCGAGCTGGTCGGCTCATCCCCCACCAGCATCGAAGATGCCATCAACAACGCCCTGGCCGAAGCCAGCAAGAGCCTCAAGCACCTGGAATGGTTCGAAGTCACCGAAACCCGCGGGCATATCGAAAACGGCCGCGCCGCACACTTCCAAGTGACCCTCAAGGTCGGCTTCCGGATCGCAAATAGCTGA
- a CDS encoding YqjD family protein, which yields MASNSLRKASLQSMEAEIENLLKSLESLKDDASDESRKTLKSLKANAENALKHSRHLLSDAYEEVKVKTRETGLATRDYAQEHPWTTAGVAVGALGLLAAYLLCKRGD from the coding sequence ATGGCCAGCAATTCATTACGCAAAGCCTCGTTGCAAAGCATGGAAGCGGAAATCGAGAATCTGCTCAAGTCGTTGGAAAGCCTGAAGGACGACGCATCGGACGAGTCGCGTAAGACCCTCAAATCGCTCAAGGCAAACGCCGAAAATGCGTTGAAGCATTCGCGTCATCTGCTCAGCGATGCGTATGAAGAGGTCAAGGTGAAAACCCGCGAGACCGGGCTCGCCACACGCGATTACGCTCAAGAGCACCCATGGACGACCGCCGGTGTCGCGGTCGGGGCCCTTGGTCTGCTGGCCGCTTATCTGCTGTGCAAGCGCGGCGACTAA
- a CDS encoding LysR family transcriptional regulator, which translates to MRHDLPPLNALRAFEATARLNSVSQAAEQLHVTHGAVSRQLRVLEEHLGVSLFIKDGRGLKLTDAGLRLRDASAEAFERLRSVCAELTQSTADAPFVLGCSGSLLARWFIPRLGRLNADLPDLRLHLSAGEGDLDPRRPGLDALLVFAEPPWPADMQVYELVSERIGPVMSPRYTGFVGLKSAPASALLGEPLLHTTSRPQAWPTWARQNDLDPQALKFGQGFEHLYYLLEAAVAGLGVAIAPEPLVAEDVRAGRLVAPWGFNETPARLALWLPKRAADGRARQLAQWLRHELSQPT; encoded by the coding sequence ATGCGCCACGATCTGCCTCCGCTCAATGCCTTGCGTGCCTTCGAGGCCACTGCTCGCCTGAACAGCGTAAGCCAGGCCGCCGAACAGCTTCACGTCACTCACGGCGCCGTCAGCCGACAGCTGAGGGTGCTGGAGGAACATCTGGGCGTCAGCCTGTTCATCAAGGACGGACGCGGCCTGAAACTCACAGATGCGGGCCTGCGTCTGCGTGATGCCAGCGCCGAAGCTTTCGAGCGGTTGCGTAGCGTCTGTGCCGAACTCACTCAAAGCACGGCGGATGCGCCGTTTGTGCTGGGCTGTTCAGGCAGCCTGTTGGCACGCTGGTTCATTCCTCGCCTGGGCCGGCTCAATGCCGATCTGCCGGACTTGCGTCTGCATCTGTCTGCTGGCGAAGGTGATCTGGACCCCAGACGCCCAGGGCTGGACGCTCTACTGGTCTTCGCCGAGCCGCCCTGGCCAGCGGACATGCAGGTATACGAGTTGGTCAGTGAGCGGATCGGCCCCGTCATGAGCCCGCGTTATACCGGCTTCGTCGGCCTGAAATCCGCCCCGGCCAGTGCGCTGCTGGGTGAGCCGTTGCTGCATACCACGTCCCGACCACAGGCCTGGCCGACCTGGGCACGGCAGAACGACCTCGATCCCCAGGCGCTGAAGTTCGGCCAGGGTTTCGAGCATTTATATTATTTGCTGGAGGCCGCTGTGGCTGGGCTGGGCGTGGCCATCGCTCCCGAACCGTTGGTGGCCGAGGATGTGCGTGCCGGACGCCTCGTCGCGCCCTGGGGATTCAATGAAACCCCGGCGCGACTGGCGTTGTGGCTACCCAAACGCGCCGCGGACGGCCGCGCTCGGCAGTTGGCCCAGTGGCTCAGGCATGAGCTGAGCCAACCGACTTAG
- the trpB gene encoding tryptophan synthase subunit beta: MTQPTTPFNLRSGPDANGLFGTFGGRYVAETLMPLILDLAREYEVAKEDPAFIEELAYFQRDYVGRPSPLYFAERLTEYCGGAKIYLKREELNHTGAHKINNCIGQILLARRMGKKRIIAETGAGMHGVATATVAARFGLDCVIYMGTTDIERQQANVFRMKLLGAEVIPVVAGTGTLKDAMNEALRDWVTNVDSTFYLIGTVAGPHPYPAMVRDFQAVIGKETRDQLQAQEGRLPDSLVACIGGGSNAMGLFHPFLDDKSVDIIGVEAAGYGIETGKHAASLNGGVPGVLHGNRTFLLQDDDGQIIDAHSISAGLDYPGIGPEHAWLHDIGRVQYTSITDAEALDAFHKCCRLEGIIPALESSHALAEVFKRAPNLPKDHLMVVNLSGRGDKDMQTVMHHMEQSQQEKH; this comes from the coding sequence ATGACCCAGCCTACGACCCCTTTCAACCTGCGCAGCGGTCCCGATGCCAACGGCCTGTTCGGTACGTTCGGCGGCCGCTATGTGGCCGAAACCCTTATGCCATTGATCCTCGATCTGGCCCGCGAATACGAAGTGGCGAAGGAAGATCCTGCGTTCATTGAGGAATTGGCCTACTTCCAGCGGGACTACGTCGGTCGTCCAAGCCCGCTCTACTTCGCCGAGCGCCTGACCGAATACTGTGGCGGCGCGAAGATCTATCTCAAGCGCGAAGAGCTGAACCACACCGGCGCGCACAAGATCAACAACTGCATCGGCCAGATCCTGCTGGCGCGGCGCATGGGCAAGAAACGCATCATCGCCGAGACGGGTGCCGGCATGCACGGCGTGGCGACTGCCACGGTGGCTGCACGTTTCGGCCTGGACTGTGTGATCTACATGGGCACCACCGACATCGAGCGCCAACAGGCCAACGTGTTCCGCATGAAATTGCTCGGCGCCGAAGTGATTCCGGTGGTCGCCGGTACCGGCACTCTTAAAGATGCCATGAACGAAGCCTTGCGTGACTGGGTCACCAACGTCGACAGCACCTTCTACCTGATCGGCACTGTGGCAGGCCCGCATCCGTATCCGGCTATGGTTCGTGACTTCCAGGCGGTGATTGGCAAGGAAACCCGCGATCAACTGCAAGCCCAGGAAGGCCGTTTGCCGGACAGCCTGGTGGCGTGCATCGGCGGCGGTTCCAATGCGATGGGCCTGTTCCACCCGTTCCTGGATGACAAGAGCGTCGACATCATCGGCGTTGAAGCGGCTGGCTACGGCATCGAAACCGGCAAGCACGCGGCGAGCCTGAACGGTGGCGTGCCCGGTGTACTGCACGGCAACCGCACCTTCCTGTTGCAAGACGACGACGGCCAGATCATCGACGCTCATTCGATTTCCGCCGGCCTCGACTATCCGGGTATCGGTCCGGAACACGCCTGGTTGCACGACATCGGTCGCGTTCAGTACACCTCGATCACCGATGCGGAGGCCCTGGACGCCTTCCACAAATGCTGCCGCCTGGAAGGCATCATTCCCGCGCTGGAAAGCTCCCATGCCCTGGCTGAAGTGTTCAAGCGCGCGCCGAACCTGCCCAAGGATCACCTGATGGTGGTCAACCTCTCCGGCCGTGGCGACAAAGACATGCAAACCGTGATGCACCACATGGAACAGTCCCAGCAGGAGAAACACTGA
- the trpA gene encoding tryptophan synthase subunit alpha translates to MSRLQTRFAELKQQNRAALVTFVTAGDPNYDTSLAILKGLPAAGADVIELGMPFTDPMADGPAIQLANIRALGAQQNLAKTLQMVREFRKDNSETPLVLMGYFNPIHRYGVQRFIGEALDSGVDGLIVVDMPPEHNGELCDPAQAAGLDFIRLTTPTTDDVRLPTVLNGSSGFVYYVSVAGVTGAGAATLEHVEEAVARLRRHTDLPISIGFGIRTPEQAAAIARLADGVVVGSALIDHIASAETSEQAVDGVLSLCAALADGVRNARVS, encoded by the coding sequence ATGAGCCGCCTGCAAACCCGTTTTGCCGAACTCAAGCAACAGAACCGCGCCGCCCTGGTGACCTTCGTGACCGCCGGCGACCCGAACTACGACACCTCGCTGGCAATCCTCAAGGGTCTGCCGGCGGCCGGTGCCGATGTGATCGAGCTGGGCATGCCGTTCACCGATCCGATGGCCGACGGTCCAGCGATCCAGTTGGCGAATATCCGCGCGCTGGGGGCCCAACAGAACCTGGCGAAAACCCTGCAGATGGTTCGCGAGTTCCGTAAGGACAACAGCGAAACACCCCTGGTGCTGATGGGCTACTTCAACCCGATCCATCGTTACGGTGTGCAGCGTTTCATCGGCGAGGCGCTGGATTCCGGCGTTGATGGCCTGATCGTGGTGGACATGCCACCCGAGCACAACGGCGAACTGTGCGATCCGGCCCAGGCCGCGGGCCTGGATTTCATTCGCCTGACCACACCGACCACCGATGATGTGCGGTTGCCGACCGTGCTCAATGGCAGTTCGGGCTTTGTGTACTACGTGTCGGTGGCGGGCGTGACCGGCGCCGGTGCCGCGACGCTGGAGCATGTGGAAGAAGCCGTGGCGCGTCTGCGTCGTCATACCGATTTGCCGATCAGCATCGGTTTCGGCATCCGCACGCCGGAGCAGGCCGCGGCCATTGCACGGTTGGCCGATGGCGTGGTGGTTGGCTCGGCGTTGATCGACCATATCGCCAGCGCCGAGACATCGGAGCAAGCTGTCGACGGCGTGCTGAGCTTGTGCGCCGCTCTGGCCGACGGTGTGCGTAATGCGCGCGTGAGCTGA
- a CDS encoding DUF4105 domain-containing protein yields MRRLAAWLAAGILLLMGDTAQAGLRLHLNGEGLSPAQQQASQALLDEAMAALPPRFIEQLDRRIDVGWTDQMPANAYGQASLVSQLDLNSNLLDSLTDGSAATQKTHRPHGTVRRELLATVLHELTHIYDRARLWPDAERALIQRCTRRNNSAGLIGLPDECRGQNDRRFTLSDDPRLLDLAGWPQYVGRRGEREQHNRQIARSPDLYETSSPKEFVAVNMEYFLLDPSYACRRPALYRYYQEHFGWAPPAKDTCAKSFAFLNAGNDFARTPLGKVDPERVYAIDYLLAEANQNWVSRWGHSMLRLVICAPGRPRGPDCRLDLDQHLVLSYRAFVGDVQLSSWDGLVGKYPSRLFVLPLAQVIDEYTKTELRSLASVPLNLSRTEIEETVEHAAEMHWSYDGSYYFLSNNCAVESLKLLRSGSNNEQLKGLDSIMPNGLLEVLKGRGLADTSVLDDPKEALRLGYRFDSFRDRYQAMFNVLKKYLPIKQQSVEDWLALDAAERRVWFEQADLRTSAALLLLEQASYRRQLLLAQDEVKQRYLGARELQNGGMERANATLQQILANSGFLSRPAELLGSSGYGLPQPSEWQRLESESSLRQKQLQTLTGDLDKEVRALLEPSRAAEIAASEANVKELGEHLRKLHKASGGLELP; encoded by the coding sequence GTGAGGCGGCTCGCCGCCTGGCTGGCGGCCGGGATTCTGCTGCTCATGGGTGACACGGCCCAGGCCGGCCTGCGACTGCACCTCAACGGCGAAGGCCTGAGCCCCGCACAACAGCAGGCCAGCCAGGCGCTGCTCGATGAAGCCATGGCGGCCTTGCCGCCACGCTTCATCGAGCAACTGGACCGTCGTATCGATGTCGGCTGGACCGACCAGATGCCAGCCAACGCGTATGGCCAGGCCTCACTGGTGTCGCAGCTCGACCTCAACAGCAATCTGCTCGACAGCCTCACGGACGGCAGCGCCGCTACACAAAAGACTCACCGCCCCCATGGCACCGTGCGGCGAGAATTGCTTGCCACCGTCCTGCATGAACTGACCCACATCTATGACCGTGCGCGTTTATGGCCGGATGCCGAGCGTGCGTTGATCCAGCGCTGCACGCGACGCAACAACAGCGCCGGGCTGATCGGCCTTCCGGATGAGTGCCGGGGCCAGAACGATCGCCGCTTCACCCTCAGTGATGATCCCCGCCTGCTAGACCTTGCTGGCTGGCCACAGTACGTCGGCCGTCGCGGTGAACGAGAGCAGCACAACCGCCAGATCGCCCGCAGCCCGGACCTCTACGAGACCAGCAGCCCCAAGGAGTTCGTCGCGGTCAACATGGAGTACTTTCTCCTCGACCCGAGCTACGCCTGCCGACGGCCCGCGCTGTACCGCTATTATCAGGAGCACTTTGGCTGGGCCCCGCCCGCCAAGGACACCTGCGCCAAGTCGTTCGCCTTCCTCAATGCCGGCAACGACTTCGCCAGGACACCACTGGGCAAGGTCGACCCGGAACGGGTCTATGCCATCGATTATCTGCTGGCCGAAGCCAACCAGAACTGGGTCAGCCGCTGGGGCCACAGCATGCTTCGCTTGGTGATCTGTGCGCCCGGCCGCCCACGTGGGCCGGATTGCCGGCTGGATCTGGATCAACACCTGGTGCTCTCGTACCGGGCCTTCGTGGGTGATGTGCAGCTGTCCAGTTGGGACGGCCTGGTGGGCAAGTACCCGTCACGCCTGTTCGTGTTGCCGCTGGCCCAGGTGATCGATGAATACACCAAGACTGAACTGCGCAGCCTGGCGTCCGTGCCACTGAACCTGTCACGGACCGAGATCGAGGAGACGGTCGAACACGCCGCCGAAATGCACTGGAGCTATGACGGCAGCTATTACTTCCTGTCCAATAACTGCGCGGTAGAGAGCCTGAAGCTGCTGCGCAGCGGCAGCAATAACGAACAACTCAAGGGTCTGGACAGCATCATGCCCAACGGGTTGCTGGAAGTCCTCAAGGGGCGGGGGCTGGCGGATACCAGTGTGCTCGACGACCCCAAGGAAGCCCTGCGCCTGGGCTACCGCTTCGATTCATTTCGCGATCGGTATCAGGCGATGTTCAATGTGTTGAAGAAGTACCTGCCGATCAAACAGCAATCGGTAGAGGACTGGCTGGCCCTGGACGCCGCCGAGCGCCGTGTCTGGTTCGAACAGGCTGACCTGCGCACCAGCGCGGCGTTGCTACTGTTGGAACAAGCCAGTTATCGCAGGCAATTACTGCTGGCCCAGGATGAAGTCAAACAACGCTACCTCGGTGCCCGTGAACTGCAGAACGGCGGCATGGAACGGGCCAACGCGACACTGCAGCAGATCCTTGCCAACAGTGGCTTCCTGAGTCGCCCCGCCGAGTTGCTGGGCAGCAGCGGCTACGGGCTGCCCCAGCCCAGCGAGTGGCAGCGACTGGAATCGGAAAGCAGCCTGCGCCAGAAACAGCTGCAAACACTGACGGGCGACCTGGACAAGGAAGTCCGCGCCTTGCTCGAGCCAAGCCGCGCCGCCGAAATCGCCGCGAGCGAAGCCAACGTCAAGGAGCTTGGTGAACATCTGCGCAAGTTGCACAAGGCGAGCGGTGGCTTGGAGTTGCCCTAG
- a CDS encoding DUF2388 domain-containing protein codes for MRSPLIAAALGLLVLADVVQAHTLVATSNIIVRASQRTIDFTSDTTTSIRDSKIVREAHDDAASFVASNGEIRGAHLEAAFDTLRTRVPEARDASDQVLAEAILAL; via the coding sequence ATGCGTAGCCCGCTGATTGCTGCCGCCCTAGGCCTGCTGGTTTTGGCCGATGTGGTCCAGGCCCATACCCTGGTAGCCACCAGTAACATCATCGTTCGCGCCTCGCAGCGCACGATCGATTTCACCTCCGATACCACCACGTCCATCCGCGACTCGAAGATCGTCCGCGAAGCCCACGACGATGCAGCCAGCTTCGTCGCCAGCAACGGTGAAATCCGTGGTGCTCACCTCGAGGCCGCCTTCGATACCTTGCGTACCCGCGTGCCGGAAGCCCGCGATGCCAGTGACCAGGTCCTCGCCGAAGCCATCCTCGCGCTGTGA
- a CDS encoding DUF2388 domain-containing protein, producing MRFTSDLPIALFLVAACWSVSAHAFDVSTQQVVVSGYATSMVTSAPFDHKLIIAARDDAAAFVASDGQLRGARLESALAYLHQTQPKLHVSDLELAQAILVQ from the coding sequence ATGCGTTTTACCTCAGATCTGCCTATCGCTTTGTTCCTGGTCGCTGCCTGCTGGTCCGTTTCGGCGCATGCCTTCGATGTATCCACCCAACAGGTGGTAGTCAGCGGCTATGCCACCAGCATGGTGACCTCCGCGCCCTTCGACCATAAACTGATCATCGCCGCTCGCGATGACGCCGCGGCATTCGTTGCCAGTGACGGACAGTTGCGAGGCGCACGGCTGGAGTCGGCCCTGGCTTATCTACACCAGACCCAGCCAAAACTTCATGTCAGCGACCTTGAACTGGCACAGGCAATTCTCGTCCAATAG
- a CDS encoding DUF2388 domain-containing protein, with translation MIRLRLLSVAALLAVTAHANASSFIVTTDSLVGALKATSDATSDATSSLRDNKIVQAARDDAASFVASEGAIRGVKLESALDFIRQQAPQLNATDAQLAQAILVI, from the coding sequence ATGATCCGTCTTCGTCTGCTCAGCGTTGCAGCCCTGCTGGCCGTAACCGCCCATGCCAATGCCAGCAGCTTCATCGTCACCACCGACTCCCTCGTCGGGGCGCTCAAGGCCACGTCCGATGCAACCTCCGATGCGACTTCGTCGCTGCGGGACAACAAAATCGTCCAGGCGGCCCGTGACGATGCCGCCAGCTTCGTGGCCAGCGAAGGCGCCATCCGTGGCGTGAAGCTGGAAAGTGCCCTGGACTTCATCCGCCAGCAGGCACCGCAATTGAACGCCACCGATGCCCAGCTGGCCCAGGCGATCCTGGTGATCTGA
- a CDS encoding DUF1127 domain-containing protein: MERTLSSELFFEDHAEKNQASLPLRVLANLMLWQRRIASRHQLARLDARLLADAGISEAQRYEELSKPFWR; the protein is encoded by the coding sequence ATGGAACGTACACTCAGTTCCGAGCTGTTTTTCGAAGACCACGCTGAAAAAAACCAGGCTTCCCTGCCTCTTCGCGTTCTTGCCAACCTGATGTTGTGGCAGCGCCGTATCGCCAGCCGCCATCAACTGGCTCGTCTGGATGCTCGCCTGCTGGCAGACGCCGGTATCAGCGAAGCACAACGCTACGAAGAGCTGAGCAAGCCGTTCTGGCGCTAA